Proteins encoded together in one Microbacterium oxydans window:
- a CDS encoding PDZ domain-containing protein: MDRTRSGKLGLGVWALVVALVALVVLTFLPSPYVIQRPGPVYDTLGTATDKEGDEVPLIKIEGADTFKTAGTLDLTTVQVVGNRERTPSWFELALAWMDSSRAVVPLDSVFPEGVTTEQRDERNATLMVDSQHEATAAALNELGYDTGAQVTVVDAVTDSPADGTLEPDDVITAIGGTTVDSAGQLREAVQDAAGDPVTLTILRDGAEKTVEVTPEKHVEGGVTTWLIGVTLRTDYDFPIDVTIQLDNVGGPSAGMMFALGIIDTLTEGELNGGENVAGTGTIDAAGTVGPIGGIRQKLYGARDAGAEYFLAPASNCDEVVGHVPDGLQVIRTATLDESLAALEVIADGGDVDALPTCERAGS, translated from the coding sequence GTGGATCGAACGCGGTCTGGAAAGCTCGGACTCGGAGTCTGGGCGCTGGTCGTCGCGCTCGTCGCACTGGTCGTGCTGACCTTCCTGCCGTCGCCGTACGTGATCCAGCGACCCGGTCCGGTCTACGACACGCTCGGAACCGCGACGGACAAAGAGGGCGACGAGGTCCCGCTGATCAAGATCGAGGGCGCCGACACGTTCAAGACGGCGGGCACGCTCGATCTCACCACCGTGCAGGTCGTCGGCAACCGCGAGCGCACGCCCAGCTGGTTCGAGCTGGCGCTGGCGTGGATGGATTCCTCGCGCGCGGTCGTACCGCTGGACTCGGTGTTCCCCGAGGGGGTCACGACCGAGCAGCGCGACGAGCGCAACGCCACGCTGATGGTCGATTCCCAGCACGAGGCCACCGCGGCGGCGCTGAACGAGCTCGGCTACGACACCGGTGCCCAGGTCACGGTCGTCGATGCGGTGACCGACTCGCCGGCGGACGGCACGCTCGAGCCCGATGACGTGATCACCGCGATCGGCGGGACGACCGTCGACTCGGCCGGTCAGCTGCGCGAGGCCGTCCAGGACGCGGCGGGCGATCCGGTGACCCTCACGATCCTGCGCGACGGGGCGGAGAAGACCGTCGAGGTCACGCCGGAGAAGCACGTCGAGGGGGGAGTGACGACCTGGCTCATCGGGGTCACGCTCCGCACGGACTACGACTTCCCGATCGATGTGACGATCCAGCTGGACAACGTCGGAGGCCCCAGCGCCGGGATGATGTTCGCGCTCGGGATCATCGACACCCTGACCGAGGGCGAGCTCAACGGCGGCGAGAACGTGGCCGGCACCGGCACGATCGACGCGGCGGGGACGGTCGGACCGATCGGCGGCATCCGGCAGAAGCTGTACGGCGCCCGCGACGCCGGAGCGGAGTACTTCCTGGCTCCCGCCTCGAACTGCGACGAGGTCGTCGGGCACGTCCCGGACGGTCTC